One Fibrobacter sp. UWB16 DNA window includes the following coding sequences:
- a CDS encoding 50S ribosomal protein L11 methyltransferase produces MSIVVDVNKYLALNGATKRIKDYLSIEVADHAYLPKTEDIKSDWVAYIAAPAFKLIREKLGHDIDSFVSIGTGSGIDVLTGIELLGAKRVGFTDLQRSVVAAAAQNVRNNLKSNDIEFEFGDGDLLQPLQNGKRNYDVIYENLPNVPLASNTKIEDKRNSGHYLEKREEAIPEFVHEQMLDLHYLALKQARDYLAQNGAVYSTLGGRVPLSAFIKLGELAGLHSEIFTYSWKVQAEPEDVISGYAAQEKAGLGPFRFYRAEDLQKAFANVSVKDSGSRAFEIEKTLDSVKLTATAAYEAFKKGEVIGHTVAVLKSSVE; encoded by the coding sequence ATGAGTATCGTTGTAGATGTCAATAAATACCTTGCATTAAATGGTGCGACAAAGCGCATCAAAGATTACCTCTCTATTGAAGTTGCCGATCACGCCTACCTGCCGAAAACTGAAGACATTAAAAGCGACTGGGTCGCCTACATTGCAGCCCCCGCATTCAAGCTGATTCGCGAAAAATTGGGTCACGACATTGATTCATTCGTTTCCATCGGCACAGGTTCCGGCATAGACGTGTTGACCGGCATTGAGCTTTTGGGAGCAAAGCGCGTAGGCTTCACGGATTTGCAAAGAAGCGTTGTCGCCGCCGCGGCACAGAACGTTAGGAACAATTTAAAAAGCAACGACATTGAATTTGAATTTGGCGATGGCGATCTTTTGCAACCGCTCCAAAACGGCAAGCGAAATTACGACGTGATTTACGAGAACCTCCCCAACGTGCCGCTAGCAAGCAACACAAAGATTGAAGACAAGCGCAATAGCGGCCATTATCTGGAAAAACGCGAAGAGGCTATTCCCGAATTTGTGCATGAGCAAATGCTTGACTTGCATTACTTGGCGCTCAAGCAAGCACGCGATTATTTGGCACAAAACGGAGCCGTCTATTCAACGCTTGGTGGGCGCGTTCCGCTCAGCGCATTCATCAAGCTCGGAGAATTGGCTGGACTCCATTCCGAGATTTTTACGTATTCCTGGAAAGTCCAAGCCGAGCCGGAAGATGTGATTTCGGGATACGCCGCACAAGAAAAAGCTGGCCTCGGCCCGTTCAGATTCTACCGCGCTGAAGACTTGCAAAAAGCATTTGCAAACGTTTCCGTCAAAGATTCAGGCAGTCGCGCTTTTGAAATTGAAAAAACTCTCGATTCCGTAAAGCTTACCGCAACCGCCGCATACGAAGCATTCAAAAAAGGCGAAGTCATCGGCCATACCGTCGCCGTGTTAAAATCTAGCGTGGAATAG
- the cysT gene encoding sulfate ABC transporter permease subunit CysT yields MKRTNRSVIPGFGLTTGITLAILGVVVLIPLASLVVFTAQMSFDEIIETITRDRVLSSFRVSFTTAFIASLINAVMGIILAWVLVKYTFPLKRLIDGMIELPFALPTAVAGIALTALTADTGLVGGFFAKFGIKIAFTQIGITVALVFIGIPFVVRAVQPVLEKLDPAYEEAAGVLGASRGRIFWKVIFPEIVPAALTGFGLAFGRCLGEYGSVVFIAGNKPFETEIAPLIIMSELQEYDYASATTIALVMLVASFVTLFLVNLIQTRNTKILKGGA; encoded by the coding sequence ATGAAAAGAACAAATAGAAGTGTTATACCAGGTTTCGGCCTTACTACAGGCATCACGCTCGCCATTTTGGGCGTTGTCGTGCTCATTCCGCTTGCATCGCTTGTGGTGTTTACGGCGCAAATGAGTTTTGACGAAATTATAGAGACCATTACGCGCGACCGAGTGCTCTCTAGCTTTCGTGTGAGTTTTACAACTGCATTTATCGCATCGCTCATCAATGCAGTAATGGGCATCATTCTTGCGTGGGTTCTTGTAAAATACACATTTCCACTCAAACGATTGATTGACGGGATGATCGAACTTCCATTTGCCTTGCCGACAGCTGTGGCGGGCATCGCTCTCACGGCACTCACAGCAGATACAGGCCTTGTGGGCGGATTCTTTGCAAAATTCGGCATCAAAATTGCCTTTACGCAAATCGGCATTACGGTTGCGCTCGTGTTTATCGGCATTCCATTTGTAGTACGTGCAGTGCAGCCCGTACTCGAGAAACTGGACCCCGCATACGAAGAAGCCGCAGGCGTGCTAGGCGCATCACGGGGCCGTATTTTTTGGAAAGTGATTTTCCCAGAAATCGTACCAGCCGCATTGACGGGATTCGGGCTTGCGTTCGGGCGTTGCCTCGGTGAATATGGCAGCGTCGTTTTCATCGCAGGCAACAAGCCATTCGAAACAGAAATTGCACCGCTAATTATCATGTCAGAACTGCAGGAATACGATTACGCGAGTGCGACGACAATTGCGCTTGTCATGCTCGTAGCCTCGTTTGTAACGCTTTTCCTAGTGAACTTAATACAAACAAGAAATACCAAAATTCTGAAAGGAGGCGCTTAA
- the cysW gene encoding sulfate ABC transporter permease subunit CysW, translating to MYKVTTSSKIVKWSLIGISIAFVVLMLLLPLITVIAEAFKQGFDIYAKAVSDNYTTKAIWLTLEATLLAVIINTVFGLSAAWSLTKFHFKGKKILTTLIDLPVTVSPIIAGLIFLLTFGRQSPIYPLLQSWDIKIVFAVPGIVLATIFVTFPFISRELIPVLEARGNDEEEAAALMGAKGWTIFRKITFPHIKWAFLYGVVLCAARAMGEFGAVSVISGHLRGKTNTLPLHVEILFNEFQYVPAFAVSSILVMLAIAILIARSAIEYRGRKKI from the coding sequence ATGTACAAAGTAACGACTTCTTCAAAGATTGTCAAATGGTCCTTGATTGGCATAAGCATCGCCTTTGTGGTGCTCATGCTTTTACTCCCCTTGATTACAGTTATCGCCGAAGCATTCAAGCAAGGATTTGACATTTATGCAAAGGCTGTTAGCGACAACTACACCACCAAAGCCATTTGGCTCACCCTCGAAGCGACTTTACTTGCGGTCATCATCAACACCGTTTTCGGCTTGAGCGCAGCATGGTCACTCACCAAGTTCCATTTCAAAGGCAAAAAAATCCTTACGACATTGATAGACTTGCCGGTAACGGTTTCACCGATTATCGCAGGCCTTATCTTCTTGCTCACGTTCGGACGCCAAAGCCCCATTTACCCGCTATTGCAAAGTTGGGACATCAAGATAGTCTTTGCCGTACCTGGCATTGTTCTTGCAACGATTTTCGTCACATTTCCATTCATTTCGCGTGAATTGATTCCCGTTCTGGAAGCTCGCGGAAACGACGAAGAAGAGGCAGCAGCACTGATGGGCGCTAAAGGCTGGACCATTTTCCGTAAGATTACATTTCCGCACATCAAGTGGGCATTTCTGTACGGCGTGGTGCTCTGCGCCGCCCGTGCCATGGGTGAATTCGGCGCTGTCTCGGTCATCTCCGGGCATTTGCGCGGAAAGACAAATACGCTTCCCTTGCATGTAGAAATTCTCTTCAACGAATTCCAGTATGTGCCCGCCTTTGCAGTTTCATCAATCCTTGTGATGCTAGCCATCGCCATTTTGATTGCACGAAGCGCGATTGAATACAGAGGTCGAAAGAAAATATAA
- a CDS encoding sulfate ABC transporter substrate-binding protein, which yields MNFKKITIASIALLSIAFTACSSSEEKHEHGKQTLTNVSYDPTRELYANYNQVFAKHWKEKTGKDVEITQSHGGSGKQALEVANGLEADVVTLALEFDVNAVRDAGLIEDGWVKEFPLNSAPYTSTIVFLVRKGNPKNLKDWGDLVKDGIGVITPNPKTSGGARWNYLAAWAWAEKQYNGDEAKVKEFVKKLYKNVLVLASGARGSTTTFIENGQGDVLLAWENEAFLSLKDYPNDYEIVIPSVSILAEPSVAIVDKVVDKRGTRELATEYLNFLYSDEGQHIAAKNHYRPSNKAILDQYKEFDQNVNLIDISYFGGWDKAQKTHFSNGGIFDQIYEKK from the coding sequence ATGAATTTCAAAAAAATTACTATAGCATCCATCGCTCTTCTCTCCATCGCTTTCACCGCCTGCTCTTCTTCTGAAGAAAAGCACGAACACGGCAAGCAAACACTTACTAACGTGTCTTACGACCCGACGCGTGAACTCTACGCCAACTACAACCAGGTCTTTGCAAAGCACTGGAAGGAAAAGACCGGCAAGGATGTGGAAATCACGCAGTCCCACGGCGGTTCTGGCAAGCAGGCTTTGGAAGTCGCCAACGGCCTCGAAGCTGACGTTGTAACGCTCGCCCTCGAATTTGACGTGAACGCCGTGCGCGATGCAGGCCTTATCGAAGATGGCTGGGTCAAGGAATTTCCGCTGAACAGCGCTCCTTACACCTCCACCATCGTCTTCCTCGTTCGCAAGGGTAACCCGAAGAATCTCAAGGACTGGGGCGACCTCGTCAAAGACGGCATCGGAGTCATCACGCCGAACCCGAAAACTTCTGGCGGCGCACGCTGGAACTATCTCGCCGCTTGGGCATGGGCCGAAAAGCAGTACAACGGCGACGAAGCCAAGGTCAAGGAATTCGTGAAGAAGCTCTACAAGAACGTGCTCGTACTCGCTTCTGGCGCTCGCGGCTCTACGACGACATTCATCGAAAACGGCCAGGGCGATGTTTTGCTCGCTTGGGAAAACGAAGCATTCCTCTCGCTCAAGGACTATCCCAACGATTACGAAATCGTCATCCCTAGCGTAAGCATCTTGGCAGAACCGTCTGTCGCAATTGTAGACAAGGTTGTTGACAAGCGCGGCACCCGCGAACTTGCCACCGAATACCTGAACTTCCTCTACAGCGACGAAGGCCAGCACATTGCAGCTAAGAACCACTACCGTCCTTCCAACAAGGCCATTCTTGACCAGTACAAGGAATTTGACCAAAACGTGAACCTGATTGACATCAGCTACTTCGGCGGTTGGGATAAGGCTCAAAAAACGCACTTCTCCAACGGTGGCATTTTCGACCAGATTTACGAAAAGAAGTAA
- a CDS encoding ABC transporter ATP-binding protein — MYVELKNINKHFGNFKASDNVSFGIEKGKLIGLLGPSGSGKTTILRMIAGLENPDSGEIIIDGKVINNVPASKRGIGFVFQSYALFRYMTVFENIAFGLRVLKKSENEIKERVAELVKLIGLEGLENRYPSQLSGGQRQRVAFARALAPNPQLLLLDEPFAAIDAKVRQELRHWLKEMIAKLGVTSIFVTHDQDEAIEVADEIIITNKGRIDQIGKPLEVYSKPKTAFVASFFGQPSIFKDYNKFHSFDTIPNVDQAIVRPEFVKVTKKNEVQKFKNSAEEGVVTDVAFRGSGIEITVLVNGETLTARRSFDEPSISVGEKVDVFIYRLFVTVGNYAFLLENKSIREPIVVI, encoded by the coding sequence ATGTACGTAGAATTAAAAAACATCAACAAACACTTTGGCAATTTCAAGGCATCAGACAACGTTTCTTTCGGCATCGAAAAAGGCAAACTCATCGGCCTCCTGGGTCCGAGCGGTTCCGGAAAGACGACCATACTCCGCATGATCGCAGGACTTGAAAATCCCGATAGCGGCGAAATCATCATCGACGGGAAAGTCATCAACAACGTCCCAGCAAGCAAGCGCGGCATCGGCTTTGTATTCCAAAGTTATGCGCTATTCCGCTACATGACCGTTTTCGAAAACATTGCATTTGGCCTTCGCGTGCTCAAGAAATCCGAAAACGAAATCAAGGAACGCGTCGCCGAACTGGTAAAGCTCATCGGCCTTGAAGGTCTCGAAAATCGCTACCCGAGCCAACTTTCGGGCGGCCAGCGCCAACGTGTCGCATTTGCACGCGCACTCGCGCCAAATCCACAGTTACTTTTGCTCGACGAGCCATTCGCCGCCATTGACGCGAAAGTCCGCCAAGAACTGCGCCACTGGCTCAAGGAGATGATTGCAAAGCTCGGTGTCACAAGTATTTTCGTGACTCACGACCAGGACGAAGCCATCGAAGTCGCCGACGAAATCATCATCACAAACAAAGGACGCATCGATCAAATTGGCAAGCCACTAGAAGTTTACAGCAAGCCCAAAACCGCTTTTGTAGCCTCGTTCTTTGGACAACCAAGCATTTTTAAAGATTACAACAAGTTCCACAGCTTTGACACAATCCCGAATGTAGACCAAGCGATAGTCCGCCCTGAATTTGTCAAGGTCACCAAGAAAAACGAAGTTCAAAAATTCAAGAATTCTGCCGAAGAAGGTGTCGTGACTGACGTCGCATTCCGCGGGAGTGGCATCGAAATCACAGTACTCGTCAACGGAGAAACTCTTACCGCGCGCCGCTCTTTCGACGAGCCTAGTATTTCCGTTGGCGAAAAAGTCGATGTATTCATTTACCGTCTCTTTGTGACCGTAGGCAACTACGCGTTCTTACTCGAAAACAAATCTATTCGCGAACCAATCGTCGTCATTTAG
- a CDS encoding O-acetylhomoserine aminocarboxypropyltransferase/cysteine synthase family protein: protein MTKNTSKKKIESAKNTANVTDPSKWNFATKCLQAGWKPKIGEPRVLPIFQSTTYKYEDVDEVERLFALKQSGNKYTRTGNPTVAAFESKITELEGGVGAVATASGQAAVLLAISNLVKAGDHIVASKTIYGGSYTLLSVRLSKLGIETTFIDPEDSIAELRKAFRPNTKLIFGETIGNPALGILDFEKFSKLAKEFDVPFLVDNTLATPFLVKPLKLGANVVIHSATKYIDGHAVALGGVVIDGGNYNWENGKFPDLVEPDAQYANTSYTQKFGRAAFIAKARAQFLRDYGAALSPFNAFLLNLGLETLHLRMPQHSNNALALAEFLSKHPAVNWVSYPGLKSSPYFKRIRKYFDYRGGSGVLTFGLKGGRAAIRSFVKALKVAALVVHVGDARTSVLHPATSTHSQLSPKDRLAAGIPEDMIRVSVGIEDPRDIIADFEQAIAASTKGGK, encoded by the coding sequence ATGACAAAGAATACATCAAAAAAGAAAATTGAATCTGCAAAGAATACCGCTAACGTTACTGATCCGAGCAAATGGAATTTTGCAACAAAGTGTTTACAGGCAGGATGGAAGCCCAAGATTGGCGAACCACGCGTACTCCCGATTTTCCAGTCCACGACTTACAAGTACGAAGACGTCGATGAAGTGGAACGCCTCTTTGCACTCAAGCAATCAGGCAACAAATACACCCGCACAGGGAACCCGACCGTAGCGGCATTTGAAAGCAAGATTACGGAACTCGAAGGCGGCGTGGGTGCAGTTGCAACCGCATCGGGGCAAGCCGCAGTCCTCCTTGCGATTTCGAACCTCGTGAAAGCAGGCGACCACATTGTTGCAAGCAAAACCATTTACGGCGGCAGCTACACATTGCTCAGCGTAAGGCTTTCCAAGCTCGGCATTGAAACGACGTTCATCGACCCGGAAGATTCCATCGCAGAACTCCGCAAAGCATTCCGCCCCAACACCAAGCTCATTTTCGGCGAAACGATTGGCAATCCCGCCTTGGGCATTTTAGATTTTGAAAAGTTTTCCAAGCTCGCCAAGGAATTTGACGTTCCCTTCCTCGTAGATAACACGCTCGCAACGCCATTTCTCGTGAAGCCTTTAAAACTCGGCGCAAACGTTGTCATTCATTCGGCCACAAAGTACATCGATGGTCACGCCGTTGCGCTCGGCGGTGTCGTCATTGATGGTGGCAATTACAACTGGGAAAACGGTAAGTTCCCAGACCTCGTGGAACCGGATGCGCAATACGCAAACACCTCCTATACTCAAAAATTTGGACGTGCCGCATTTATCGCAAAGGCTCGTGCTCAATTCTTGCGCGATTATGGCGCCGCATTAAGCCCGTTCAATGCATTCCTTTTGAATTTGGGCCTTGAAACGCTCCATTTGCGAATGCCGCAACACAGCAACAACGCACTCGCATTGGCTGAATTTTTGTCCAAGCATCCCGCCGTGAATTGGGTCAGCTATCCGGGACTCAAATCTAGCCCATATTTCAAGCGCATCCGCAAATACTTTGATTATCGAGGCGGCAGCGGCGTACTCACATTCGGCCTCAAGGGTGGCAGAGCAGCCATCCGCTCGTTTGTCAAAGCTTTGAAAGTCGCCGCCCTCGTCGTTCACGTTGGCGACGCCCGCACAAGCGTTTTGCACCCGGCAACAAGCACACATTCGCAGCTTTCGCCGAAGGACAGACTCGCCGCAGGCATCCCCGAAGATATGATTCGCGTATCCGTTGGCATAGAAGACCCGCGCGACATCATCGCTGACTTTGAACAAGCTATTGCAGCAAGCACCAAAGGCGGTAAGTAA
- a CDS encoding hydrolase, with amino-acid sequence MALSANITREGALELLKKYNKDPFHLEHGEIVENTMRYFARELGYGEDEEFWGIVGLLHDLDFELWPEQHCIKERELMQEAGLSEELIHATTSHGWSITVDVKPEHEMEKVLYAVDELTGLIGAVVLMRPSKSVQDLELKSVLKKYKSPKFAAGCSREVIERGANILGWELNDLISRTIAALKTFRP; translated from the coding sequence ATGGCATTATCAGCAAATATTACACGCGAAGGAGCGCTTGAACTCCTTAAGAAATACAATAAGGATCCGTTCCACCTTGAACATGGCGAAATCGTAGAAAATACGATGCGTTACTTTGCTCGTGAACTAGGTTACGGCGAAGACGAAGAATTCTGGGGAATTGTCGGTCTCTTGCACGACCTTGATTTTGAATTGTGGCCGGAACAGCATTGCATCAAGGAACGTGAATTGATGCAAGAGGCGGGTCTCTCCGAAGAGCTGATTCATGCGACGACGAGCCACGGCTGGAGTATAACAGTTGATGTCAAGCCAGAACATGAAATGGAAAAAGTGCTTTATGCCGTTGACGAACTCACGGGCTTGATTGGTGCGGTCGTTTTGATGCGCCCGTCCAAAAGCGTGCAGGATTTGGAACTGAAATCCGTCTTGAAAAAGTACAAGTCCCCGAAATTTGCGGCAGGCTGCTCTCGCGAAGTCATTGAACGCGGCGCAAATATCCTTGGCTGGGAATTAAATGACCTCATCTCCCGCACGATTGCTGCGCTGAAGACTTTCAGGCCGTGA
- a CDS encoding LysE family translocator codes for MSLEVALSFLLYAFVSGITPGPANLCSLSVAMGSGKSAAIKQWYGLFTGYTIVSLVSVFIVYFISSAFENFIRVFAFVGAIYIAYLAISLLIQAFKPLEEIRNSRTTGSFRTGLFVQLTNVKIMVFCLTAITTYILPYHQDFPHLLLFGILLPFTGPICNLAWLFAGVLLQGLFKKHHRIFYTLMGLSLLYCAIGIVK; via the coding sequence GTGTCATTAGAAGTTGCACTTTCTTTTTTACTATACGCATTCGTCTCGGGAATTACCCCGGGACCCGCGAACCTCTGTTCTCTCTCGGTAGCGATGGGGAGCGGGAAAAGCGCCGCCATAAAGCAATGGTACGGACTTTTCACCGGATACACAATCGTCTCGCTAGTATCTGTTTTTATAGTTTATTTTATCAGTAGTGCATTTGAAAATTTCATCCGGGTATTTGCTTTCGTCGGAGCAATTTACATTGCATATTTGGCAATCAGCCTTTTAATTCAAGCGTTCAAGCCACTCGAAGAAATCCGCAACAGCCGCACAACCGGTAGTTTCCGCACAGGTCTTTTCGTGCAACTCACAAACGTTAAAATCATGGTGTTCTGCCTCACGGCAATCACAACCTACATTCTCCCCTACCACCAAGATTTTCCGCACCTGCTGCTGTTCGGCATACTATTGCCGTTTACAGGCCCCATCTGCAATTTGGCGTGGCTTTTCGCAGGCGTTTTACTGCAAGGGCTTTTCAAAAAGCACCACAGAATATTCTATACACTTATGGGACTCTCGCTACTGTATTGCGCCATTGGGATTGTGAAATAG
- a CDS encoding sulfate ABC transporter substrate-binding protein produces MNLHFFKTVFAVALVAGAGCFFGCSSEKAPEVENNTLVNVSYDPTREFYSNYNHIFMKHWKEATGKDVKITQFHGGSGKQALEVVNGLEADVVTLALEYDVNIVRDAGLIENGWVKEFPHNSAPYTSTIVFLVRKGNPKKIKDWNDLVKDGIGIITPDPKTSGGARWNYLAAWAYAEKQFNGDEAQIKGFMKKLYQNVLDLASGARGSTNTFIEERKGDVLLSWENEAFLSLKDYPKDYEIVMPSVSILAEPSVAIVDKIVDKRNTRKLATEYLNYLYSDEAQHVAAKHHYRPTNKAILDEYKEFDQNVNLITIEHFGGWENAQKTHFSEYGIFDQIYEKN; encoded by the coding sequence ATGAATCTGCATTTTTTCAAGACAGTTTTTGCGGTGGCGCTGGTGGCGGGCGCGGGTTGTTTTTTCGGTTGCTCTTCGGAAAAGGCTCCCGAGGTTGAGAACAACACGCTTGTCAACGTGTCTTACGACCCGACTCGTGAATTCTATTCCAATTACAATCATATTTTTATGAAGCATTGGAAAGAGGCGACCGGCAAGGATGTGAAAATTACGCAGTTTCATGGCGGTTCGGGCAAGCAGGCGCTTGAGGTGGTGAACGGGCTTGAAGCGGATGTGGTCACGCTCGCGCTGGAATACGACGTGAACATCGTCCGTGACGCAGGGCTTATTGAAAACGGCTGGGTCAAGGAATTTCCGCACAACAGCGCTCCTTACACTTCGACGATTGTGTTTCTCGTGCGCAAGGGGAATCCCAAGAAAATCAAGGACTGGAACGATCTCGTCAAGGACGGCATCGGCATCATCACGCCAGATCCCAAAACTTCGGGCGGTGCGCGCTGGAATTATCTCGCGGCCTGGGCTTATGCAGAAAAGCAGTTCAACGGCGACGAAGCGCAAATCAAGGGATTCATGAAGAAGCTATACCAGAATGTTCTTGACCTCGCTTCGGGGGCGCGCGGTTCTACAAATACGTTCATTGAAGAGCGCAAGGGCGATGTGCTGCTTTCTTGGGAAAACGAGGCATTCCTTTCGCTCAAGGACTACCCCAAGGATTACGAAATCGTGATGCCGAGTGTGAGCATTTTGGCAGAGCCTTCTGTCGCGATTGTAGATAAGATTGTAGACAAACGCAACACGCGCAAACTTGCGACGGAATACCTAAATTATCTATACTCTGACGAAGCGCAGCATGTTGCGGCAAAGCATCATTACCGTCCGACAAACAAGGCGATTCTTGACGAGTACAAAGAATTCGATCAGAATGTCAATCTGATTACGATTGAGCATTTTGGCGGTTGGGAAAATGCACAGAAGACGCACTTTTCCGAGTATGGGATTTTCGACCAGATTTACGAGAAAAATTAA
- the bioB gene encoding biotin synthase BioB, giving the protein MTITDYLTKDWDESKTLTREECLQILNFPDNQLDLLIEAAFKLRTKYKGNRVNIQLLTNVRSGNCTQNCAYCAQSRDSQAPIEKYKSVSDDKLYGDNNLVDEFHLSRHCIGLSGMGFTDKEIEELAERIAHMKKSGTHICCSIGFLTEHQARILKAAGLDRINHNLNTSRRFYPEICSTHTYERRIQNIRMLQNIGFEICCGGIIGMGETKEDVVDMLFDLVAINPESVPINFLLPVKGTRLANLDISGLTFEYGFKILCLTRLLLPKSDIRCAAGREVYFKGHEKELFKVADSIFASGYLTEGGQSLEATFRQIENAGFTWAVESKDE; this is encoded by the coding sequence ATGACAATTACAGATTATTTGACAAAAGACTGGGACGAAAGCAAAACCCTTACTCGCGAAGAATGTTTGCAAATTTTAAATTTTCCAGACAACCAGCTAGATTTGTTAATCGAAGCCGCATTCAAGTTGCGCACTAAATACAAAGGCAACCGTGTCAACATTCAGCTTTTGACGAATGTCCGTAGCGGCAACTGCACTCAAAATTGCGCCTATTGCGCCCAATCTCGCGATTCCCAAGCGCCCATTGAAAAATACAAAAGCGTTTCGGACGACAAGCTGTACGGCGATAATAATCTTGTTGATGAATTTCACCTGTCTCGGCATTGCATCGGGCTTTCGGGCATGGGTTTCACAGACAAAGAAATTGAAGAACTCGCCGAACGCATTGCGCACATGAAGAAATCGGGCACGCACATTTGCTGTTCCATCGGATTCTTGACAGAACATCAAGCCCGCATTTTAAAGGCGGCAGGCCTTGATCGTATCAACCACAACTTGAATACGAGCCGCCGTTTTTACCCCGAGATTTGCAGCACCCACACATACGAGCGACGCATCCAAAACATTCGCATGTTGCAGAACATCGGCTTTGAAATTTGCTGTGGCGGCATCATCGGCATGGGAGAAACCAAAGAAGACGTGGTCGATATGCTTTTTGACTTGGTCGCCATCAATCCAGAATCCGTCCCCATAAACTTTTTGTTGCCGGTCAAAGGCACACGCCTCGCCAACCTCGACATTTCCGGGCTCACATTCGAATACGGCTTCAAAATCCTTTGCCTAACCCGTCTATTGCTCCCGAAATCGGACATCCGCTGCGCCGCCGGTCGCGAAGTCTATTTCAAAGGACACGAAAAGGAACTCTTCAAAGTCGCCGATTCCATTTTCGCTTCGGGTTACCTCACCGAAGGCGGTCAAAGCTTGGAAGCCACATTCCGCCAAATCGAAAACGCAGGCTTCACATGGGCTGTAGAAAGCAAAGACGAATAA
- a CDS encoding DUF6803 family protein — MYSTHYMDLLMQNSPWNLILFMAIPVILAETIAITELFLLKSPNAHPTLSKVNRTAGILAGVAFFGIIIYFIPNVIIPLASAGEFRTWIDVVAIFSYILAGIPMILLALLNLKLLFRKVVEQKRTTYAILLLAAFLVLSHIAMIFGMVDPGIAGYKPKAKAVSEVQPPAHHMDSMHEGHHHHH; from the coding sequence ATGTACTCTACTCACTATATGGATCTGCTGATGCAGAATTCTCCCTGGAACCTGATTCTCTTCATGGCAATCCCCGTCATTCTCGCAGAGACCATCGCCATCACGGAATTGTTCCTGCTCAAATCGCCAAATGCGCACCCGACACTCTCCAAAGTGAATCGCACCGCGGGGATTCTTGCGGGGGTCGCATTCTTTGGAATCATAATCTATTTCATTCCAAACGTCATTATACCGCTCGCATCTGCTGGTGAATTCAGAACATGGATTGACGTCGTAGCCATATTCTCTTACATCCTTGCGGGCATTCCGATGATATTGCTTGCACTTTTGAACTTGAAACTTTTATTCCGCAAAGTTGTTGAGCAGAAAAGAACGACATACGCTATTCTTCTACTCGCCGCATTTCTCGTGCTTTCTCACATTGCCATGATCTTCGGGATGGTTGACCCGGGAATTGCAGGCTACAAGCCCAAGGCGAAGGCAGTTTCCGAGGTTCAACCCCCTGCACACCACATGGATTCAATGCACGAAGGTCACCACCATCACCATTGA
- a CDS encoding dimethylsulfonioproprionate lyase family protein, whose product MKNVIQNLIEESQKFLFKRAKIDDKIGLEAANFAVRDIPKPIGKFEKSDSPLIRYIGEAIKHGNPETADLLKALEPALPYLPWKYNYEPRPDMPDLADQMGWGEILGPEAPYHDEHFCFGFTLLGKNTFYPSHLHPATELYVILSGHAIWTLDGISKVRGPGEFVLHPSNHIHSMQTEHEPMLALYTWSGKDVKTLSKYV is encoded by the coding sequence ATGAAAAATGTTATTCAAAATTTAATTGAAGAATCCCAAAAGTTTCTTTTCAAGAGAGCCAAAATCGACGATAAAATCGGGCTTGAAGCCGCCAATTTTGCAGTCCGAGACATTCCAAAGCCAATTGGAAAATTTGAAAAAAGCGACTCGCCGCTAATCCGCTACATTGGAGAAGCTATCAAGCACGGGAACCCTGAAACTGCAGATTTGCTAAAAGCTTTGGAGCCCGCCCTCCCCTATTTGCCGTGGAAATACAATTACGAGCCGCGCCCCGACATGCCTGATTTAGCCGATCAAATGGGATGGGGAGAAATTCTCGGCCCAGAAGCGCCCTATCACGACGAGCATTTCTGTTTCGGCTTTACGCTCCTCGGCAAAAACACTTTTTACCCCTCCCACTTGCACCCCGCCACAGAACTGTACGTCATTTTGTCCGGACACGCCATATGGACACTAGACGGAATCTCAAAAGTACGCGGTCCTGGAGAGTTTGTACTGCACCCATCCAACCACATACACTCCATGCAAACCGAACACGAACCCATGCTCGCACTCTACACGTGGAGCGGTAAAGACGTCAAAACGCTTTCAAAATATGTGTAA